One genomic segment of Kiritimatiella glycovorans includes these proteins:
- a CDS encoding sigma 54-interacting transcriptional regulator yields the protein MVKEEQIELEVLYRISQAVTGQASGVKELLGEVLDIMESEMQVSRSTLTLRRPDSDIFVIEASHGLSSRERGRGQYRLGEGITGQVAQTGKPAVIPNASKEPSFLDRTRARGSAPVAFICVPIVHNKQVIGTMSVDLTTRAHHEDLQRYLRFLELVANVLAEAVANMREEKEEREGLLAENERLRRQLGDRYSLDNIVGNCHTMRQVYEQIAQVAESPANVLIRGESGTGKELVARAVHYNSSRANNPFISVNCAALPQNLVESELFGHEKGSFTGATSERKGRFELADSGTIFLDEIGDIDLAVQVRLLRVLQERTFERVGGTKSLEVNVRVIAATSRDLEHAISDGGFREDLYYRLNVFPIFLPPLRERRSDIMLLADHFLQKYSERYGKQIKRISTSAINMMMAYHWPGNVRELENCIERAVLTSSDDVVHGYNLPPSLQTSERTQTDLLPEEGADLKTMVASYEKEILIDALKKHRGNAAAAARYLNTTQRIINYRIRQLGIDAKQYR from the coding sequence ATGGTGAAGGAAGAGCAGATAGAGCTTGAAGTTCTGTATCGTATCTCGCAGGCGGTGACGGGTCAGGCGTCCGGGGTGAAGGAGCTGCTGGGCGAAGTTCTGGACATCATGGAGTCGGAGATGCAGGTTTCGCGGAGCACGCTGACGCTGCGGAGGCCGGACTCGGACATCTTTGTGATTGAGGCCTCGCACGGCCTTTCTTCGCGGGAGCGCGGGCGCGGGCAGTACCGGCTGGGGGAAGGGATCACGGGGCAGGTGGCGCAGACGGGCAAGCCGGCGGTGATCCCGAACGCGAGCAAGGAGCCGTCTTTCCTGGACCGGACGCGGGCGCGGGGGAGTGCGCCGGTGGCGTTCATCTGTGTACCGATCGTCCACAACAAGCAGGTGATCGGGACGATGAGCGTCGACCTCACGACGCGGGCGCATCACGAGGATCTGCAGCGGTATCTCCGTTTTCTCGAGCTGGTGGCGAACGTGCTGGCCGAGGCGGTGGCGAACATGCGCGAGGAGAAGGAGGAGCGCGAGGGGCTGCTGGCGGAGAACGAGCGGCTGCGGCGGCAGCTGGGCGACCGGTACAGCCTGGACAACATCGTGGGAAACTGCCACACGATGCGACAGGTCTACGAGCAGATCGCGCAGGTGGCGGAGAGCCCGGCGAACGTATTGATCCGCGGCGAGTCGGGCACGGGCAAGGAGCTGGTCGCGCGGGCGGTCCATTACAACAGTTCGCGTGCGAACAACCCGTTCATCAGCGTCAACTGCGCCGCCCTGCCCCAGAACCTGGTGGAGAGCGAGCTGTTCGGCCACGAGAAGGGATCGTTCACGGGGGCGACCAGTGAGCGGAAGGGACGTTTCGAGCTGGCGGACAGCGGGACGATCTTTCTGGATGAGATCGGGGATATCGATTTGGCCGTCCAGGTGCGGCTGCTGCGTGTCCTTCAGGAGCGCACGTTCGAGCGGGTCGGCGGGACGAAGAGCCTGGAGGTCAACGTACGGGTGATCGCGGCGACGAGCCGGGATCTGGAGCATGCGATCAGCGACGGGGGATTTCGCGAGGATCTGTACTATCGGCTGAACGTCTTCCCGATCTTCCTGCCGCCGCTACGCGAGCGGCGCTCGGACATCATGCTGCTGGCGGACCATTTTCTGCAGAAGTACAGCGAGCGCTACGGGAAACAGATCAAGCGCATCTCGACCTCGGCGATCAACATGATGATGGCGTACCACTGGCCCGGAAACGTGCGCGAACTGGAGAACTGCATCGAGCGTGCCGTGCTGACCTCGTCCGACGACGTCGTGCACGGCTATAACCTGCCGCCTTCGCTGCAGACCAGTGAGCGGACGCAGACCGATCTTTTGCCGGAGGAGGGCGCGGACCTCAAGACGATGGTCGCCTCGTACGAGAAGGAGATCCTGATCGATGCGCTCAAGAAGCACCGCGGCAATGCCGCGGCCGCGGCGCGCTACCTGAACACCACGCAGCGGATCATCAACTACCGGATCAGGCAGCTCGGCATTGACGCGAAGCAGTATCGGTGA
- a CDS encoding nucleotidyl transferase AbiEii/AbiGii toxin family protein translates to MKEQALAIARTADRPERRLNLLREYLQALTMRSLHESEAFTRIAFVGGTALRFAYGLGRYSEDLDFTLETPEGYGPRPWMQKIKRDLLLAGFDLSVTWNERKTVHTGWIRFAGVLKELGLSPMDRQNLSIKIEIDTNPPAGAASIRTVIHRHVMFALRHYDPASLMAGKLHALLTRKYAKGRDWYDLLWYLGQRPPVEPNTVLLQNALDQTGDQPSPRAADWRRLVREQIDTVDFDVIVSDVEPFLERPGEAALLTPEHLRSLL, encoded by the coding sequence GTGAAAGAACAGGCGTTGGCCATTGCGCGGACCGCGGATCGCCCGGAGCGGAGGCTTAACCTGTTGCGCGAGTATCTTCAGGCCCTGACCATGAGGTCCCTGCACGAGAGCGAGGCGTTCACCCGCATTGCTTTTGTGGGGGGAACTGCGCTGCGGTTCGCTTATGGATTAGGCCGATATTCCGAGGATCTCGACTTCACCCTTGAAACGCCGGAGGGTTACGGTCCCCGTCCGTGGATGCAGAAGATCAAACGGGATCTGTTACTGGCGGGGTTCGATCTATCGGTCACCTGGAACGAACGCAAAACCGTACATACGGGTTGGATCAGGTTCGCGGGCGTGTTGAAGGAACTCGGACTTTCACCTATGGATCGTCAGAACCTCTCGATCAAGATTGAGATCGACACGAATCCGCCCGCGGGGGCCGCATCGATTCGGACGGTGATCCATCGTCATGTCATGTTCGCGCTCCGGCATTACGATCCCGCGTCGCTTATGGCGGGCAAACTGCACGCCCTGCTGACCCGGAAATACGCAAAAGGTCGCGACTGGTACGACCTGCTCTGGTACCTCGGGCAGAGACCCCCCGTCGAACCCAATACCGTTCTCCTGCAGAACGCTCTCGATCAGACCGGGGATCAACCGTCACCCCGGGCCGCGGACTGGCGCCGGCTGGTGCGGGAGCAGATCGACACCGTCGATTTCGACGTGATCGTCTCCGACGTCGAGCCGTTTCTCGAGCGTCCGGGAGAAGCCGCCCTGTTGACACCGGAGCATCTCCGCTCCCTGCTGTGA
- a CDS encoding type IV toxin-antitoxin system AbiEi family antitoxin domain-containing protein has translation MRFEELLEYAGGWAWFDFATLVQLSAEPREHLRTRLYAWRRAGRVIALRRGMYTLAETYRRTRLNPAALSNALYAPSYLSRQWALSWYGLIPEMTAQYTAVTTRRPRTFENPYGRYRYRHLKRSAFFGYRSVETGGASVLMAHPEKALLDLWYLDSGEWTLERMESMRFQNTEVVDSARLEAFARQYDSPRLRRAAGVWTLYAEEVRGGGEVL, from the coding sequence ATGAGATTTGAAGAGCTGCTTGAATATGCGGGGGGATGGGCCTGGTTCGATTTTGCCACACTGGTTCAGCTCTCGGCCGAGCCGCGGGAACATCTACGGACGCGGCTCTATGCGTGGAGGAGGGCGGGACGGGTAATCGCGCTTCGGCGGGGCATGTATACGTTGGCGGAGACGTATCGCCGGACGCGGCTTAATCCCGCCGCGCTCAGCAACGCACTCTACGCGCCCTCGTATCTCAGCCGGCAGTGGGCGCTCTCATGGTATGGACTGATTCCGGAGATGACCGCGCAGTACACGGCCGTGACGACGCGTCGGCCGCGGACTTTTGAGAACCCGTACGGACGTTACCGCTATCGGCATCTCAAGCGATCCGCTTTCTTCGGGTATCGTTCCGTGGAAACGGGCGGGGCGTCCGTGCTGATGGCGCATCCTGAAAAGGCGTTGCTCGATCTGTGGTACCTCGATTCAGGGGAATGGACCCTGGAGCGTATGGAATCGATGCGGTTCCAGAACACGGAGGTTGTGGATTCCGCTCGCCTTGAGGCGTTCGCGCGCCAGTATGATTCACCCCGCCTCCGGCGGGCCGCGGGGGTATGGACTTTATATGCCGAAGAGGTTCGGGGAGGAGGGGAGGTGTTGTGA
- a CDS encoding transposase — protein MSDNSVLEVLGQVEPSAAGDVFRDWLRGEMRTLIADILAEEVTELCGPAYKPAGDRGCRRAGGTRVGLRIDGIDEEIRKPRVRRHEADTSKEVRLKSYDAVNRADDLRDRILRATAAGVSSRDQKTLYPDSAPGRSRVSRAWIVEGRQRIQKLRDRDLKSERFFCMLLDGIVLSEDLSAIVGLGITLDGRKVMLDFEIGAQESTEVCDALLDRSRSHYGRIPTADGVAAVPPESISDAFSGTGRVGCHPDRKG, from the coding sequence ATGAGTGACAATAGCGTCCTTGAAGTCCTTGGACAAGTTGAACCGTCTGCAGCAGGAGATGTTTTCCGTGACTGGCTGCGTGGTGAAATGCGAACCCTGATCGCCGATATTCTGGCTGAAGAGGTCACAGAATTGTGTGGTCCGGCCTACAAGCCGGCAGGGGACAGAGGCTGCCGACGTGCCGGCGGAACCCGCGTAGGACTTCGAATTGACGGTATTGATGAGGAGATCCGCAAGCCGCGTGTACGTCGCCATGAGGCAGACACATCGAAGGAGGTCAGGCTTAAAAGTTACGACGCGGTCAACAGGGCCGACGACCTTCGTGACCGTATCTTGCGTGCCACAGCTGCCGGAGTCAGTTCACGTGATCAGAAAACCTTGTATCCCGATTCAGCGCCCGGACGCAGCAGGGTTTCCCGCGCCTGGATTGTCGAGGGCCGACAGCGCATACAGAAGCTCCGTGACCGCGACCTGAAGTCCGAGAGGTTCTTCTGCATGCTGCTGGACGGCATTGTACTGTCCGAGGATCTCAGCGCCATTGTGGGGCTGGGCATTACGCTGGACGGCCGCAAAGTTATGCTGGATTTTGAAATAGGCGCACAGGAATCGACAGAAGTGTGTGACGCATTGCTCGACCGCAGCCGTTCTCATTATGGCCGCATTCCGACCGCGGACGGCGTGGCAGCCGTCCCTCCCGAGTCGATATCCGACGCATTTTCGGGCACTGGGAGGGTCGGGTGCCACCCCGACCGAAAAGGGTGA
- a CDS encoding type II toxin-antitoxin system mRNA interferase toxin, RelE/StbE family: MWEVFEHRNLVRKLPRIPAEILKRYEKWKDIVTISGPEGLRRIEGFHDEALRGEWKGHRSSRLGKQYRVIYRIEHQQLHVKVINMTAHDYRRR; encoded by the coding sequence ATGTGGGAAGTATTTGAACATCGGAACCTGGTCAGAAAGCTTCCGCGCATCCCGGCGGAAATTTTGAAACGGTACGAAAAATGGAAGGACATCGTGACCATTTCGGGACCCGAGGGCCTTCGCCGGATCGAGGGATTTCATGACGAAGCCCTGCGAGGTGAATGGAAAGGACATCGATCGTCGCGGCTCGGCAAACAGTACCGGGTAATTTACAGAATCGAACATCAGCAGTTGCACGTAAAGGTCATTAACATGACAGCCCATGATTACCGGAGGAGGTGA
- a CDS encoding helix-turn-helix domain-containing protein produces the protein MKDYRKARKTVDVSVGESVRIMRELQELSQTDLAELTGIPQSTLSGIENNRINLGVERAKTLARALRCHPAVLVFPGWDIKDRPAA, from the coding sequence ATGAAGGATTATCGCAAAGCCAGAAAAACCGTGGATGTTTCCGTCGGGGAGTCGGTCCGCATCATGCGGGAATTGCAGGAACTCAGCCAGACCGATCTGGCCGAACTTACGGGGATCCCTCAGTCAACCCTGTCGGGGATCGAGAACAATCGGATCAACCTCGGGGTGGAACGCGCTAAGACCCTTGCCCGGGCCCTCCGGTGTCACCCGGCCGTGCTGGTCTTTCCCGGATGGGATATCAAAGACCGGCCAGCCGCCTGA
- a CDS encoding NADH-dependent [FeFe] hydrogenase, group A6, whose translation MPKCWINDQAVEVPEGTTILNAAQSVGLKIPTLCYLENVQAIGACRVCLVEIEGIKDLVASCVTHVKDGMKIFTNNRRVREARRTVVELLLSEHEGDCQTCDRNEDCELQTLARDLGIRELQYTGEKALRGQDHSTPGLVRDSAKCIMCRRCVTICNEVQGISALFPQGRGFHTTIGPAFAQDLDTVTCVQCGQCAAVCPVGAISERDQTDEVWAALDDPEKTVVVQTAPAIRAALGECFDYEPGTRVTGKMTTALRQMGFDAVFDTEFTADLTIMEEGHELLSRLKKALVDGEPDVALPQFTSCSPGWIKFMEYFYPDMLPNVSTCKSPQQMMGAVIKTYYAEKIGKRPEDIVSVSIMPCTAKKYEAGRPEMNDSGTQDVDVVLTTRELGRMIQQAGLDFDSLPDGEMDTPLGTGSGAADIFANTGGVMEAALRTAYEVITGRELPFEDLHVKPIESLDGVKEAAVTIENPTAEWSFLDGVEVNVAVAHGLGNARKLVEKIRSGEASYHFVEVMTCPGGCIGGGGQPRITDDTVRQKRIRAIYDEDESKTLRKSHENPDILKIYEEYFSEPLGERSHHLLHTHYVERERV comes from the coding sequence ATGCCGAAATGCTGGATTAACGATCAAGCTGTGGAGGTGCCGGAAGGCACGACGATCCTGAACGCCGCGCAGTCCGTCGGGCTGAAGATCCCCACGCTCTGCTATCTGGAGAACGTGCAGGCGATCGGCGCCTGCCGCGTCTGCCTGGTGGAGATCGAAGGCATCAAGGATCTCGTCGCCTCCTGCGTGACGCACGTCAAAGACGGCATGAAGATCTTCACCAATAACCGTCGCGTCCGGGAGGCGCGCCGCACGGTTGTGGAACTGCTGCTCTCCGAGCACGAGGGCGACTGCCAGACCTGCGACCGGAACGAGGACTGTGAGCTGCAGACCCTCGCCCGCGACCTCGGCATCCGCGAACTGCAGTACACGGGTGAAAAGGCGCTGCGCGGCCAGGACCACAGCACGCCCGGACTCGTCCGCGATTCGGCCAAGTGCATCATGTGCCGCCGCTGCGTGACCATCTGCAACGAAGTGCAGGGCATCTCGGCCCTGTTTCCCCAGGGGCGTGGATTCCATACCACCATCGGACCCGCGTTCGCCCAGGATCTCGACACCGTGACCTGCGTCCAGTGCGGCCAGTGTGCGGCGGTCTGTCCCGTGGGCGCGATCTCGGAGCGCGATCAGACGGACGAGGTCTGGGCCGCGCTCGACGATCCGGAAAAGACCGTGGTCGTCCAGACCGCCCCGGCGATCCGCGCGGCGCTCGGGGAATGCTTCGACTACGAACCCGGAACCCGGGTCACGGGCAAAATGACCACCGCGCTCCGGCAGATGGGCTTCGATGCCGTCTTCGATACGGAATTCACCGCGGACCTGACGATCATGGAGGAAGGGCACGAGCTGCTCAGCCGCCTGAAGAAGGCGCTGGTCGACGGCGAACCGGATGTCGCGCTGCCGCAGTTCACGAGCTGCTCGCCGGGCTGGATCAAGTTCATGGAATACTTCTACCCGGATATGCTGCCCAACGTCTCGACGTGCAAGTCGCCGCAGCAGATGATGGGGGCGGTCATCAAGACGTATTACGCCGAAAAGATCGGGAAACGGCCCGAGGATATCGTCAGCGTCTCGATCATGCCCTGCACGGCCAAGAAGTACGAGGCCGGGCGCCCGGAGATGAACGACAGCGGCACGCAGGACGTGGATGTCGTGCTGACCACGCGCGAGCTGGGGCGGATGATCCAGCAGGCCGGACTCGATTTCGACTCGCTGCCCGACGGCGAGATGGATACGCCGCTGGGTACCGGTTCCGGGGCGGCGGATATCTTCGCCAACACCGGCGGCGTCATGGAAGCCGCACTGCGCACGGCGTACGAAGTGATCACCGGCCGCGAACTTCCGTTCGAGGACCTGCACGTGAAGCCGATCGAGAGTCTCGACGGCGTGAAGGAAGCCGCGGTGACCATCGAAAATCCGACCGCGGAGTGGTCGTTCCTCGACGGGGTGGAAGTGAACGTGGCCGTCGCGCACGGGCTCGGCAACGCGCGTAAGCTGGTCGAGAAGATCCGCAGCGGCGAAGCGAGCTATCACTTCGTCGAGGTGATGACCTGTCCGGGCGGCTGCATCGGCGGCGGCGGACAGCCGCGTATCACCGATGACACCGTGCGCCAAAAGCGCATCCGGGCGATCTACGACGAGGACGAGAGCAAGACGCTCCGCAAGTCGCACGAGAACCCCGACATCCTCAAAATCTACGAGGAGTACTTCAGCGAACCGCTCGGCGAACGCTCCCACCACCTCCTGCACACGCACTACGTCGAACGCGAACGCGTGTAG
- a CDS encoding NADH-ubiquinone oxidoreductase-F iron-sulfur binding region domain-containing protein has protein sequence MRTIRTIDDLEAVKRERGPALGLRRGGEEEKIHGGSPIQVLVCVGGGCLASGALEICRALEEAVERHGVQEKVRIIRTGCMGPCAAGPVAKVMPDGVFYQKLNPEDAEEIIATHIVRGEVVTRLLYREGGTGKPVPEMDRIDYFRKQHKLVLRNCGIVDPHEIDDYIAADGYRGLARALTELDPDTLVDYVEQSGLRGRGGGGFPTGLKWKLTRQSSETPKSVVCNADEGDPGAFMDRSILEGDPHAVIEGMTLAGFAIGASRGYVYCRAEYPVAVERMSRALDQARNGGLLGEHLFGSDFSFDIEIRMGSGAFVCGEETSLLASIEGKRGEPRPRPPFPAQKGLWDKPTLLNNVETFANVPIIAQKGPEWFAELGTEKSRGTKVFALAGAVNNTGLVEVPIGIPLGELIYDVGGGVADGKPFKAAQLGGPSGGCIPREHLNVPLDYESLVELGAIMGSGGLIVMDDESCMVDVARYFLEFVQEESCGKCVPCRVGTKRMLEILEGICRGEGKMEDLDRLEKLGNQIKESALCGLGKTAANPVLSTLRHFRDEYIAHIRDHKCEAGVCPELVRAPCQSACPANVDVPGFVSRVAEGRYADALLLHRERNPFASACARVCFHTCEDHCRRASLDDSVSIRAVKRFMVEQEMIIQVPEVRENQKNAARRIAVIGAGPAGLSCAYFLARLGYRPKVFEAEARPGGMMVQTIPEYRLPRECLAREVRMIERMGVDIQCNTKLGEDVTLNGLREQGYDAVFLSMGAPDGVALGIPGEDAPQVTEAIRFLREYNIRGSAPAGRNVVIIGGGNAAVDAARTAVRLGAETVTVVYRRTREQMPAYTEEIEEAENEGVHLQMLTNPVEIELKDGAVSGVRCKRMTLGAFDRSGRRRPEASDETFVIPADQVIAAIGQKLDAGAVLDGQDVALQSKGYLRINPVTGQTSEEWIFAGGDAATGPASVVEAVAAGEKAAVGIDTMLTGKNHAFWREEVDNDTEFDPDADPIPDDREPIPLIPVERRRNNFDEVEQPWTEPVARRQARRCLRCDYREKQHTW, from the coding sequence ATGAGAACGATCCGGACTATCGACGACCTTGAAGCAGTGAAGCGCGAGCGCGGTCCCGCCCTGGGGCTCCGGCGCGGCGGAGAGGAAGAAAAGATTCACGGCGGAAGCCCGATCCAGGTGCTCGTCTGCGTGGGGGGCGGCTGCCTGGCCTCCGGGGCGCTCGAGATCTGCAGGGCGCTCGAAGAGGCCGTGGAACGGCACGGCGTGCAGGAGAAGGTCCGGATCATCCGGACCGGCTGCATGGGGCCCTGCGCGGCCGGACCGGTGGCCAAGGTCATGCCCGACGGGGTGTTCTACCAGAAGCTCAATCCCGAAGACGCCGAGGAGATCATCGCCACGCATATCGTCCGGGGCGAGGTGGTCACGCGCCTGCTCTACCGCGAGGGCGGTACCGGGAAGCCGGTCCCCGAAATGGACCGCATCGATTATTTTCGCAAGCAGCACAAGCTGGTGCTCCGCAACTGCGGCATCGTCGATCCGCACGAGATCGACGACTACATCGCCGCCGACGGCTACCGCGGCCTGGCGCGCGCGCTTACCGAACTCGATCCCGATACGCTGGTCGATTACGTGGAGCAGTCCGGCCTGCGGGGACGCGGGGGAGGCGGCTTCCCCACCGGCCTGAAGTGGAAGCTGACGCGGCAGTCGAGCGAGACGCCCAAGAGCGTCGTCTGCAACGCGGACGAAGGCGACCCGGGCGCGTTCATGGATCGCAGCATCCTCGAGGGCGACCCCCATGCGGTGATCGAGGGCATGACGCTGGCGGGCTTCGCGATCGGGGCCTCCCGCGGCTACGTCTACTGTCGCGCCGAGTACCCGGTGGCCGTCGAGCGCATGAGCCGGGCGCTCGACCAGGCCCGCAACGGCGGTCTGCTCGGAGAGCATCTCTTCGGGAGCGATTTCTCTTTCGATATCGAGATCCGCATGGGATCCGGCGCGTTCGTCTGCGGCGAGGAGACCTCGCTTCTGGCGTCGATCGAAGGCAAGCGGGGCGAGCCGCGCCCGCGCCCGCCGTTCCCGGCCCAGAAGGGCCTCTGGGATAAGCCGACGCTGCTCAATAACGTCGAAACCTTCGCCAACGTCCCGATCATCGCGCAGAAGGGGCCGGAATGGTTCGCGGAGCTGGGCACCGAAAAGAGCCGCGGCACGAAGGTCTTCGCGCTGGCCGGAGCGGTGAACAACACGGGGCTGGTCGAGGTGCCGATCGGCATCCCGCTGGGGGAACTGATCTACGACGTCGGCGGCGGCGTGGCCGACGGTAAGCCGTTCAAGGCCGCGCAGCTCGGCGGCCCCTCGGGCGGCTGTATCCCGCGCGAACACCTGAATGTCCCGCTGGACTACGAGTCGCTCGTGGAACTCGGCGCGATCATGGGCTCGGGCGGCCTGATCGTGATGGACGACGAGAGCTGCATGGTGGATGTGGCCCGCTATTTTCTGGAATTCGTGCAGGAGGAATCGTGCGGCAAATGCGTTCCCTGCCGCGTGGGTACGAAACGCATGCTGGAGATCCTCGAGGGGATCTGCCGCGGCGAAGGGAAGATGGAGGACCTCGACCGCCTCGAGAAACTGGGCAACCAGATCAAGGAGTCGGCGCTCTGCGGGCTCGGCAAAACGGCCGCGAATCCGGTGCTCTCCACGCTGAGGCATTTCCGCGATGAGTACATCGCCCATATCCGCGACCATAAGTGCGAAGCGGGGGTCTGCCCGGAACTCGTGCGCGCGCCCTGTCAGAGCGCCTGCCCGGCGAACGTGGACGTGCCCGGCTTCGTCTCGCGCGTGGCCGAAGGACGCTATGCCGACGCGCTGCTGCTCCACCGTGAGCGCAACCCGTTCGCCTCGGCCTGTGCGCGGGTGTGCTTCCATACCTGCGAAGACCACTGCCGCCGCGCGAGCCTCGACGACTCCGTCTCGATCCGCGCGGTGAAGCGGTTCATGGTCGAACAGGAAATGATCATCCAGGTCCCCGAGGTGCGGGAGAACCAGAAGAACGCGGCGCGCAGGATCGCCGTTATCGGCGCCGGGCCGGCCGGCCTCTCCTGCGCCTACTTCCTCGCCCGCCTCGGCTATCGGCCGAAGGTGTTCGAGGCCGAGGCGCGGCCGGGCGGGATGATGGTCCAGACGATCCCCGAGTATCGCCTGCCGCGCGAATGCCTCGCCCGCGAGGTGCGCATGATCGAGCGCATGGGCGTGGATATCCAGTGCAATACGAAGCTGGGCGAGGACGTCACGCTCAACGGCCTGCGCGAGCAGGGGTACGACGCGGTCTTCCTGAGCATGGGCGCCCCGGACGGGGTCGCGCTCGGTATCCCCGGCGAGGACGCCCCGCAGGTGACGGAGGCGATCCGCTTCCTGCGCGAGTACAATATCCGCGGCTCGGCCCCCGCCGGCCGGAACGTGGTGATCATCGGCGGCGGGAACGCGGCGGTCGATGCCGCCCGGACGGCCGTCCGCCTCGGCGCGGAGACCGTGACCGTGGTCTATCGCCGCACCCGCGAACAGATGCCCGCCTACACCGAGGAAATCGAAGAGGCGGAGAACGAGGGCGTCCACCTGCAGATGCTCACCAATCCGGTCGAGATCGAATTGAAGGACGGGGCCGTCAGCGGCGTGCGCTGCAAGCGGATGACGCTCGGCGCGTTCGACCGCTCCGGCCGCCGCCGCCCGGAGGCCTCCGACGAGACCTTCGTGATCCCCGCCGACCAGGTGATCGCCGCGATCGGCCAGAAGCTCGATGCCGGCGCCGTGCTGGACGGGCAGGACGTCGCACTCCAGTCGAAGGGCTACCTCCGGATCAATCCGGTCACCGGCCAGACCTCGGAGGAGTGGATCTTCGCCGGCGGCGATGCCGCCACCGGCCCGGCATCCGTGGTCGAAGCCGTGGCCGCGGGCGAAAAGGCCGCGGTTGGTATCGATACGATGCTCACCGGCAAGAACCACGCCTTCTGGCGCGAAGAGGTCGATAACGATACGGAGTTCGATCCGGACGCCGACCCGATCCCGGACGATCGCGAACCCATCCCGCTGATCCCCGTCGAACGGCGGCGGAACAACTTCGACGAAGTCGAACAGCCGTGGACCGAACCGGTCGCCCGCCGCCAGGCGCGCCGCTGCCTGCGCTGCGATTACCGGGAGAAACAGCATACGTGGTGA
- a CDS encoding complex I 24 kDa subunit family protein — MICSGIEENTCCGGECSAEHFAELDELLDRYRSVPGGLIPVLQQAQELFGYLPEDVIKRVSRGLDRPYSEVAGVIGFYSYFSTQPRGEHVIRVCLGTACYVRGGKQVLEALKKELGVEVGETTENRQFTLEIARCFGACGLAPAVMIDDDVHQRVKPARVRQMLDPYRKSEESQ; from the coding sequence ATGATTTGTTCCGGGATTGAAGAAAACACATGTTGCGGTGGGGAATGTTCCGCGGAGCATTTTGCGGAGCTGGACGAACTGCTCGACCGGTATCGATCGGTGCCCGGGGGGCTGATTCCGGTTCTGCAGCAGGCGCAGGAGTTGTTCGGCTATCTTCCCGAGGACGTCATCAAGCGCGTGAGCCGCGGGCTGGACCGGCCGTACAGCGAGGTCGCGGGTGTCATCGGGTTCTACTCCTATTTTTCCACCCAGCCGCGCGGCGAGCATGTGATCCGCGTCTGCCTGGGCACGGCCTGCTACGTCCGCGGGGGAAAGCAGGTGCTGGAGGCGCTCAAGAAGGAGCTGGGCGTGGAGGTGGGCGAGACCACGGAGAATCGACAGTTCACGCTGGAGATCGCGCGCTGTTTCGGGGCCTGCGGGCTCGCCCCGGCGGTGATGATCGACGACGACGTGCACCAGCGCGTGAAGCCGGCCCGCGTCCGTCAGATGCTCGACCCGTACCGTAAGTCGGAGGAATCCCAGTGA
- a CDS encoding response regulator transcription factor, whose protein sequence is MAKILVVDDDPDVVEAVTLVLGSEGHETATANNRGDGMVAVKSFNPELLVLDVMMEQQDDGFTMAQELRRNGFDRPILMLTSLGKVTGLDYGRDESVVPVDAFMEKPVEPGALVERVNELLAAKEG, encoded by the coding sequence ATGGCAAAAATACTGGTGGTGGACGACGATCCGGACGTAGTGGAGGCGGTAACGCTGGTGTTGGGGTCGGAGGGACACGAGACGGCCACGGCGAACAACCGCGGCGACGGCATGGTGGCGGTGAAGTCGTTTAATCCTGAGCTGCTGGTACTGGATGTGATGATGGAGCAGCAGGATGACGGGTTCACGATGGCGCAGGAGCTGCGTCGCAACGGGTTTGACCGTCCCATCCTGATGCTCACAAGTCTCGGCAAGGTCACGGGGCTGGATTACGGGAGGGATGAGTCGGTGGTGCCCGTGGATGCGTTCATGGAGAAGCCGGTGGAGCCGGGCGCGCTGGTGGAGCGGGTCAACGAACTGCTTGCGGCGAAGGAGGGTTGA